A genomic stretch from Corynebacterium sp. 21KM1197 includes:
- a CDS encoding DUF3000 domain-containing protein, with product MRSPGTASSPNSANPANAQPDSEAWPAAFSAAVESMHAARLRPELSLGTIRPPQRLAPYSHAIGLEVEHNKTDVVPRDSEGDAFGRLIVLHDPKAEDTWEGSMRLVAYIQADMDDEVAADPLLPEVAWQWLTEGLGSQDAQHSNLGGTVTSTSSVRYGDIGGPPRAYQLELRASWTASSENLAPHVQAFAEVLAHVAGLPPEGVTELSRSRAADER from the coding sequence CTGCGTTCACCAGGTACCGCGAGTTCCCCCAACTCCGCGAATCCCGCCAACGCGCAGCCTGACTCCGAGGCCTGGCCCGCCGCTTTTTCCGCCGCGGTGGAATCCATGCACGCCGCACGGCTGCGCCCGGAGTTATCCCTGGGCACCATTCGTCCCCCGCAGCGCCTCGCGCCCTATAGCCACGCCATCGGGTTAGAGGTGGAACACAATAAGACCGATGTGGTTCCCCGCGACTCCGAGGGCGATGCCTTTGGTCGTCTGATTGTTCTCCACGACCCCAAGGCCGAGGACACCTGGGAGGGCTCCATGCGGCTGGTGGCCTATATCCAGGCGGACATGGACGACGAGGTGGCCGCCGATCCCCTCCTGCCCGAGGTCGCCTGGCAGTGGCTCACCGAGGGCCTGGGGAGCCAGGACGCCCAGCACAGCAACCTGGGCGGCACCGTGACCTCCACCTCCTCCGTGCGCTATGGGGACATCGGCGGGCCACCGCGCGCCTACCAGTTGGAATTGCGCGCCTCCTGGACGGCCAGCTCGGAGAACCTGGCCCCGCACGTGCAGGCTTTTGCCGAGGTCCTAGCCCACGTGGCCGGGCTGCCCCCGGAGGGGGTCACCGAGCTGTCTCGCTCGCGCGCCGCCGATGAGCGCTAG
- the dxs gene encoding 1-deoxy-D-xylulose-5-phosphate synthase — protein MDILREISSPADLKALEADQLEQLCQEMRDFLVTKVSATGGHLGPNLGVVELTVALHRVFDSPRDPLIFDTSHQSYVHKMITGRLNEFDTLRKKGGLSGYTDRGESEHDWTESSHASAALSYADGLSKAFQLKSEAQRSVVAVVGDGAMTGGMCWEALNNIAADKTRNVVIVVNDNGRSYSPTIGGFAENLAELRMMRTYDRVMEQGKSTLKSLGWVGERAFEALHAFKEGVKSSVIPTEMFPELGMKYVGPVNGHNLKALSNVLEYARDYEGPIIVHVVTEKGRGYAPAATESADLMHSTGVIDPATGRAVGAAKGPSWTSVFSRELLKAGAQREDIVAITAAMAGPTGLAPFGERYPERFFDVGIAEQHALTSAAGLALGGLHPVVALYSTFLNRAFDQLLMDVGLLHQPVTLVLDRSGVTGSDGPSHNGVWDLAIASIVPGLAVAAPRDGEQLAMLFHEALAVEDGPTVVRFPKGEVPEPIPAVGTLADGVEVLRYSDAAADTTDTEEHEGVDVLIVSIGALAGEALAAAENLAEAGVGVTVIDPRWVSPIPSSIIALAADHDLVVTVEDGVIRGGIGAQISEVLAAAEVDTPVRHLAFPDVFPAHASRGELLREVGLDADSIAASTEEWLAGLFPVTEEE, from the coding sequence ATGGATATTCTCCGTGAAATATCGTCGCCCGCAGACCTAAAGGCGCTGGAAGCCGATCAATTAGAGCAACTCTGCCAGGAAATGAGGGATTTCCTGGTCACCAAGGTTTCCGCCACGGGTGGGCACCTCGGCCCCAACCTGGGAGTGGTGGAACTCACCGTTGCCCTGCACCGGGTGTTTGATTCCCCCCGCGACCCCCTCATCTTTGATACCTCGCACCAGTCCTACGTGCACAAGATGATCACGGGCCGCCTCAACGAGTTTGACACGCTGCGTAAAAAGGGGGGCCTGTCCGGGTACACGGACCGGGGGGAGAGCGAACACGATTGGACGGAATCCTCGCACGCCTCGGCGGCGCTCTCTTACGCCGATGGTCTATCCAAGGCCTTTCAACTTAAGAGTGAGGCGCAGCGCAGCGTGGTAGCCGTGGTGGGCGACGGCGCGATGACCGGCGGCATGTGCTGGGAGGCGCTGAATAATATCGCCGCCGATAAGACCCGCAACGTGGTGATCGTGGTAAACGATAACGGGCGCAGCTATTCACCCACCATCGGCGGCTTTGCGGAAAACCTCGCGGAGCTGCGCATGATGCGCACCTATGACCGCGTGATGGAGCAGGGCAAGAGCACCCTAAAGTCCCTGGGCTGGGTGGGCGAGCGTGCCTTCGAGGCGCTGCACGCCTTTAAGGAGGGTGTGAAGTCCTCCGTGATTCCCACGGAGATGTTCCCGGAATTGGGAATGAAGTACGTGGGCCCGGTAAACGGCCATAACCTCAAGGCGTTGAGCAATGTCCTGGAGTACGCCAGGGATTATGAGGGGCCGATCATCGTGCACGTGGTCACGGAAAAGGGGCGTGGCTACGCCCCGGCGGCCACGGAATCGGCCGACCTCATGCATTCCACCGGAGTGATTGACCCGGCCACCGGCCGGGCGGTGGGGGCGGCCAAGGGGCCGAGCTGGACCTCCGTGTTTTCCCGAGAACTGCTCAAGGCGGGCGCGCAACGTGAGGACATCGTGGCCATTACCGCCGCGATGGCGGGCCCTACCGGCCTGGCCCCCTTTGGAGAAAGGTACCCGGAGCGCTTCTTTGACGTGGGCATCGCGGAGCAGCACGCCTTGACCTCGGCGGCAGGCCTGGCACTGGGTGGCCTGCACCCGGTGGTGGCCCTATATTCCACCTTTCTTAACCGCGCCTTCGACCAGTTGCTCATGGACGTGGGCCTCCTACACCAGCCGGTCACGCTGGTGCTGGATCGCTCCGGCGTAACCGGCTCCGATGGCCCCAGCCATAACGGCGTGTGGGACCTGGCCATTGCCTCCATCGTTCCGGGCCTAGCGGTAGCGGCCCCGCGCGATGGGGAGCAACTGGCAATGCTCTTCCACGAGGCCCTGGCCGTGGAGGACGGCCCCACGGTGGTGCGCTTCCCCAAGGGAGAGGTACCGGAGCCGATTCCCGCGGTAGGGACGCTGGCCGATGGGGTGGAGGTGCTGCGCTATAGCGACGCCGCCGCAGACACCACCGATACCGAGGAACACGAGGGCGTGGACGTGCTCATCGTGAGCATCGGCGCGCTCGCCGGGGAAGCCCTCGCCGCGGCGGAGAACCTGGCGGAAGCCGGGGTGGGAGTGACGGTGATTGATCCCCGCTGGGTCTCTCCGATTCCCAGCTCGATTATTGCGCTGGCGGCGGATCATGATCTGGTGGTCACCGTGGAGGACGGCGTGATCCGGGGCGGAATCGGCGCGCAGATCAGCGAGGTCCTTGCGGCCGCCGAGGTGGATACCCCGGTGCGGCACCTGGCCTTCCCCGATGTGTTCCCGGCCCACGCCTCGCGCGGTGAACTCCTCCGCGAGGTGGGCCTGGACGCGGACTCCATCGCTGCGAGCACGGAGGAATGGCTGGCGGGATTGTTCCCGGTCACCGAGGAGGAATAA
- a CDS encoding class I SAM-dependent RNA methyltransferase, whose amino-acid sequence MTDKESTVRVRIDRMAHGGEGIGTVDGRIVFVAGAFPGDTVDSRITKAKRSFLRGHVDTMVEASPLRGTSRCQAAEHGAGCCDFAPLTSQAEMEIKESVLRDQLSRIGGIQVGDITTTALEPETQWRTRTRLGVDAQGRAGVRRLASHDLITEVPCSQPVPGLIDGLVGEGARQFRPEAEVVAVMGDDGQRHVVETRRASRGRRTERIEKTLEGAPEVRHTVAGHTFEFPVTAFWQAHRRAPEVYSARIEQWLSQALDGQPGGSEAPVAWDLYGGVGLFVPPLAAALGERARIYSVDASHSATATAQRCLEPYDVVVRGSRVERCLGTLPAPQAVVLDPPRTGAGAEVVRGIAQAAPRAVIHIGCDPATFARDLRAWVESGYRVERMELINAFPGTHHSEVLALIVPGEQPGVK is encoded by the coding sequence ATGACCGATAAGGAATCAACCGTGCGCGTGCGCATTGACCGCATGGCACACGGCGGGGAAGGCATCGGTACCGTCGATGGGCGCATCGTGTTCGTGGCCGGGGCTTTCCCCGGGGATACCGTGGACTCGCGCATTACCAAGGCCAAGCGTTCCTTCCTGCGCGGGCACGTGGACACCATGGTGGAGGCCTCCCCGCTGCGCGGGACCTCGCGGTGCCAGGCCGCCGAGCACGGCGCGGGCTGCTGCGACTTCGCCCCGCTGACCTCGCAGGCGGAAATGGAGATCAAGGAATCCGTGCTGCGCGATCAACTCTCGCGCATCGGCGGAATACAAGTGGGGGACATCACCACCACCGCCTTGGAGCCCGAAACCCAGTGGCGCACCCGCACCCGGCTCGGCGTGGACGCACAGGGGCGGGCCGGGGTACGGCGCTTGGCCTCCCACGACCTCATCACCGAGGTACCCTGCTCCCAGCCGGTTCCGGGCCTGATCGACGGCCTGGTGGGGGAGGGAGCACGCCAGTTCCGCCCGGAAGCGGAGGTGGTGGCCGTGATGGGCGACGATGGCCAGCGGCACGTGGTGGAAACGCGGCGCGCCTCCCGTGGGCGACGCACGGAGCGCATAGAAAAGACCCTTGAGGGAGCACCCGAGGTGCGGCACACCGTGGCGGGGCACACGTTCGAGTTTCCGGTGACCGCCTTTTGGCAGGCCCACCGCCGCGCCCCGGAGGTGTATAGCGCCAGGATCGAGCAGTGGCTGAGCCAGGCTCTCGATGGCCAGCCCGGTGGCTCGGAGGCCCCGGTGGCCTGGGATCTCTATGGCGGCGTGGGGCTGTTCGTGCCCCCGCTGGCGGCGGCCCTGGGGGAGCGGGCGCGGATCTATTCCGTCGATGCCTCGCACTCCGCCACGGCTACCGCGCAGCGATGCCTGGAACCCTATGACGTGGTGGTGCGTGGTTCCCGAGTGGAGCGATGCCTAGGCACCCTCCCCGCCCCGCAGGCGGTGGTGCTCGATCCGCCGCGCACCGGGGCCGGGGCCGAGGTGGTACGCGGCATCGCTCAGGCGGCTCCGCGAGCGGTCATTCACATCGGCTGCGATCCGGCGACCTTTGCCCGCGATCTGCGTGCCTGGGTGGAAAGCGGTTACCGGGTGGAGAGGATGGAACTCATCAATGCCTTCCCCGGAACCCATCACAGTGAAGTACTGGCCCTGATCGTTCCAGGGGAGCAACCGGGGGTAAAGTAG
- a CDS encoding ribonuclease D, producing MSARPLLAPREGTPPLLRTPEEFRHAAHALARGRGPFAVDTERASAYRYDDRVFLLQVRRRGAGTFLFAPEGHRAELREALSPVLDGAQWVLHAAPSDLPSLLALGLRPGSLFDTELASRLAGFERVNLASMTEELCGYTLAKGHGAEDWSTTPLPQEWLAYAALDVETLLDLAETLTEILDQQGKLSWLEQDCAALIATTALPQRRWTALKGLGRLHHPADRARARALWRAREELAKRTDAAPGTLLPDKVLLAIATDPPTHAGHLWKVPGYSRRYDEHNHTWMEALRQARALDPAEYPPAPAPPRIPGHSRWAQVAPAAAAVLDEAKEAFRLHSEELGTPMENLLRPKIMRAVIWEAVEEQRLHDSADLRAALGKRGARPWQQDLAAAVLGPLLW from the coding sequence ATGAGCGCTAGGCCCCTGCTCGCCCCGCGCGAGGGCACCCCACCACTGCTGCGCACGCCGGAGGAATTTCGCCACGCCGCTCATGCGCTGGCGCGAGGTCGCGGCCCCTTCGCCGTGGACACCGAGCGGGCCTCCGCGTACCGCTACGACGATCGCGTTTTTCTGCTTCAGGTGCGCCGCCGGGGTGCGGGCACCTTTCTTTTTGCCCCCGAGGGGCACCGCGCGGAACTCCGCGAGGCCTTATCCCCGGTGTTAGACGGGGCGCAGTGGGTACTCCACGCCGCCCCCTCCGACCTCCCGAGCCTGCTCGCCCTGGGGCTTCGCCCGGGATCGCTCTTTGATACCGAACTCGCCAGCCGCCTCGCCGGTTTCGAGCGGGTGAACCTGGCCTCCATGACGGAGGAACTCTGTGGTTATACCCTCGCCAAGGGACACGGCGCGGAGGACTGGTCCACCACGCCCCTGCCCCAGGAATGGCTCGCCTACGCCGCGCTCGACGTCGAAACCCTCCTCGACCTCGCGGAGACCCTCACCGAAATCCTCGATCAACAGGGGAAACTCTCCTGGTTGGAGCAGGATTGCGCCGCCCTCATCGCCACCACGGCACTCCCGCAGCGGCGTTGGACGGCGCTCAAGGGGCTGGGCCGCCTGCACCATCCGGCCGATCGGGCCCGCGCCCGCGCCCTGTGGCGGGCCCGCGAGGAACTCGCCAAGCGTACCGACGCCGCCCCCGGCACCCTCCTGCCGGATAAGGTGCTGCTAGCGATTGCCACCGACCCGCCTACCCATGCGGGCCACCTGTGGAAGGTCCCCGGATATTCCCGCCGCTACGACGAGCACAACCACACCTGGATGGAGGCCCTGCGCCAGGCTCGCGCGCTCGACCCCGCCGAATATCCCCCGGCACCCGCGCCTCCCCGGATTCCCGGTCATTCCCGCTGGGCCCAGGTGGCGCCTGCGGCGGCCGCTGTCTTGGACGAGGCCAAGGAGGCGTTCCGCCTTCACTCGGAGGAACTGGGGACCCCAATGGAAAATCTCCTGCGCCCCAAGATCATGCGCGCCGTGATCTGGGAGGCCGTGGAGGAACAGAGATTGCATGATTCCGCCGATCTCCGCGCCGCACTTGGCAAGCGTGGGGCGCGCCCCTGGCAGCAGGACCTCGCGGCTGCGGTACTGGGGCCGCTGCTGTGGTAG
- the rhuM gene encoding RhuM family protein, which translates to MDKPDEVIIYNTNDGLAKVALQVKNGQAWLTQKQMANLFSTSPATISKHLSNAYNEGEISREATVSKMEKVRSEQGRSVTRRLDHYNLEAILAVGYRVKGERGIQFRKWATTILSEYLHRGFALDDQRLKNDGANTHFDELLERIRDIRASEKQFFRKICDVIATSSQDYNGSYPEVQRYFANLQNKIHHAVHGHTAAELLLERANAALPYMGMTNWSGENGPRHQDVYIAKNYLTDSELKEANRLVTMYLDYAEDRASKRQGMILADWVQLTDRWLEFNEREVLEGAGKRSAQQAKNHAKEQWRLYQQRHDEEVNEVDMQELENQVKELRSKRV; encoded by the coding sequence ATGGACAAACCAGATGAAGTAATCATCTACAATACCAATGATGGCCTAGCAAAAGTTGCCCTTCAAGTAAAAAATGGGCAAGCATGGCTAACCCAAAAGCAAATGGCAAACTTGTTTTCCACAAGCCCCGCAACAATCAGCAAACACCTAAGCAACGCCTACAATGAGGGTGAGATTTCACGCGAGGCAACTGTTTCCAAAATGGAAAAAGTACGCTCTGAGCAGGGAAGGAGCGTGACCAGGAGACTAGATCACTACAATCTAGAGGCGATTCTCGCTGTCGGATACCGGGTCAAAGGTGAGCGCGGAATACAGTTCCGCAAGTGGGCCACCACGATCCTTAGCGAGTATCTTCACAGGGGCTTTGCCCTCGATGATCAGCGATTGAAAAACGATGGCGCTAACACCCACTTCGATGAGCTACTGGAACGTATCCGGGACATTCGAGCTTCGGAAAAGCAATTCTTCCGCAAGATCTGCGATGTCATCGCCACCTCCAGCCAAGACTACAACGGTAGTTACCCGGAAGTACAAAGATATTTCGCTAACTTGCAAAACAAGATTCATCATGCCGTCCATGGCCACACCGCAGCAGAACTGCTCCTAGAACGTGCTAACGCCGCACTCCCCTACATGGGCATGACTAACTGGAGTGGGGAGAACGGCCCACGCCACCAGGACGTTTACATAGCCAAAAACTATCTCACGGACTCCGAATTGAAGGAGGCCAACAGACTTGTCACGATGTACCTAGACTACGCCGAAGATAGAGCCTCGAAGCGACAAGGGATGATCCTCGCAGATTGGGTTCAACTTACCGATAGGTGGCTGGAGTTCAACGAACGTGAGGTGCTTGAAGGGGCTGGTAAGCGCTCAGCCCAGCAAGCAAAAAACCATGCTAAAGAACAGTGGAGGCTCTATCAACAGCGCCACGATGAAGAAGTAAACGAGGTAGACATGCAAGAGCTTGAGAACCAGGTGAAGGAATTACGCAGCAAAAGGGTATGA
- a CDS encoding DUF3159 domain-containing protein: MGGLTGLVSSTLPVLVLVPVNALWGLTPALLAALGVALLIFVWRLLRKESLQPAISGLIGVGICAAIAWWMGDAKGYFLYGIWASLVFGIAALISIVVRWPLVGLMWKGLNGEGMAWRSVAKARRAYALATAGWAVVFFSRFVVQKVLYEDFSTTDLAVARMLMGWPLTGVVTVLTIFMVRRADAAVAAHPPAHPDHKESPEHDR, encoded by the coding sequence ATGGGAGGGCTCACCGGGCTGGTGTCCTCCACGCTGCCGGTGCTGGTGCTGGTGCCGGTGAATGCCCTGTGGGGGCTGACCCCGGCGCTGCTGGCGGCCCTGGGCGTGGCCCTGCTTATCTTTGTGTGGCGCCTGCTGCGCAAGGAATCGCTGCAACCGGCCATCTCCGGGCTCATCGGGGTGGGGATCTGCGCGGCGATCGCCTGGTGGATGGGGGACGCCAAGGGGTACTTCCTCTATGGAATCTGGGCCTCATTGGTATTTGGTATCGCTGCGCTTATCTCCATCGTGGTGCGGTGGCCGCTGGTGGGCCTGATGTGGAAGGGCCTCAACGGCGAGGGCATGGCCTGGCGCTCCGTGGCTAAGGCCCGCCGCGCCTATGCCCTGGCTACCGCGGGCTGGGCCGTGGTGTTCTTTTCCCGATTCGTGGTGCAAAAGGTGCTGTATGAGGACTTTTCCACCACGGACCTGGCCGTGGCCAGAATGCTCATGGGCTGGCCGCTCACGGGGGTGGTTACTGTGCTGACGATCTTCATGGTTCGCCGTGCCGATGCCGCCGTGGCCGCACACCCGCCCGCTCACCCCGATCACAAGGAGTCCCCGGAACATGACCGATAA
- the hemQ gene encoding hydrogen peroxide-dependent heme synthase: MAELDLEELNKVQRYTQWAVFSTAPGALGSERTQTAAQVQEFLDRLSTEGKVTVRGVYLASGFKADADFVIWWHAEEFEDLQAALNTFRRETTLGQVSELVWCGNGLHRPSEFNKSHLPSFIMGEEAERWMTVYPFVRSYDWYILDPADRRRILAEHGRAAAGFKDVRANTTAAFALGDYEWMLAFEAGSMDRIVDLMHKMRYTEARLHVREEVPFYSGRRVDSAAELVEALA, from the coding sequence ATGGCAGAACTTGACCTGGAGGAACTGAACAAAGTACAGAGGTACACCCAGTGGGCGGTGTTTAGCACCGCCCCCGGCGCGCTGGGCAGCGAGCGCACCCAGACCGCAGCCCAGGTGCAGGAATTTCTGGATCGCCTGTCCACTGAGGGGAAGGTGACCGTCCGCGGCGTGTACCTGGCCTCCGGGTTCAAGGCGGACGCGGACTTTGTGATCTGGTGGCACGCCGAGGAGTTCGAGGATCTCCAGGCCGCACTCAATACCTTCCGCCGCGAGACCACCCTGGGGCAGGTCTCCGAACTGGTGTGGTGCGGCAATGGCCTGCACCGCCCCTCGGAGTTCAACAAGTCCCACCTGCCCTCCTTCATCATGGGGGAGGAGGCGGAGCGCTGGATGACGGTGTACCCCTTCGTGCGCTCCTATGACTGGTACATTCTCGATCCCGCCGATCGCCGCCGTATCTTGGCCGAGCACGGCCGCGCCGCCGCGGGCTTCAAGGACGTGCGCGCGAACACCACCGCAGCCTTTGCCCTGGGCGATTACGAGTGGATGCTGGCCTTTGAGGCGGGCTCGATGGACCGCATCGTGGACCTCATGCACAAGATGCGCTACACGGAGGCGCGCCTGCACGTGCGTGAGGAGGTGCCCTTCTACAGCGGGCGGCGCGTGGATAGCGCGGCGGAACTGGTGGAGGCCCTGGCCTAG